The Aequorivita sublithincola DSM 14238 genome window below encodes:
- a CDS encoding GIY-YIG nuclease family protein, which produces MHYLYIIYSEKLNRYYIGETPDLRIRLDQHNQHYFKKSFTKAANDWKFSLTYQCDNKTQALFLEKFIKRMKSKVFIEKIIGNPHILSEILKKM; this is translated from the coding sequence ATGCATTATCTGTATATCATTTATTCCGAGAAATTAAATAGATATTATATTGGTGAAACTCCAGATCTCAGAATACGTTTGGATCAACATAATCAACATTATTTCAAGAAAAGCTTTACAAAAGCTGCAAATGATTGGAAATTTTCGTTGACATATCAATGTGATAATAAAACACAAGCTTTATTTCTTGAAAAATTTATAAAAAGAATGAAGAGTAAGGTTTTTATTGAAAAAATCATTGGAAACCCTCATATACTTTCAGAGATATTAAAAAAGATGTAG
- a CDS encoding M1 family aminopeptidase has product MKAFVLPFFLLVSFFSFSQNFSTDDISEAEAKAATGMFTTQRNLNTNNYDIKYARLNLNVDPTQAFISGTVTSHFEAKENMNTVTFELVNNMTVSQVLQRGASLSFTQNSNDEVVITLPQMQNQGVLDSLSISYSGNPISAGFGSFEVDTHEGDPVLWTLSEPFGAKAWWPCKQDLIDKIDLLDVYITSPRFNPSNEEYVAVSNGLELSQTINGSNKTTHFRHQHPIPAYLVAIAVTNYTVYSHTVDNNGNPFEIVNYIYPEDLSYAQQRTPVTVDIMNLYANLFEPYPFADEKYGHAQFGWGGGMEHTTVSFMGGLGRGLIAHELGHQWFGDKVTCGSWQDVWLNEGFATYLAGMVIENLDGEAAFRSWKQDQISSITDRSDGSVYVPAQDTTSVNRIFSSRLTYNKGSMVAHMLRKKLGDAVFFQGLKDYLADPALAYGYAKTPDLIRNMENASGEDLSEFFNDWIYGEGYPRYTIRWNQANAGSLNVKITQFQSNNSVSFFEVPVPLRILGTQGETLDIVLDNTFNDQTFQPVVPFTVSSVQFDPEHNIISKNNQVILGTDDLAMDQQMVLYPNPTSNVINLHKPDALQVNQVRIYNALGQMLYAEAYSETIDVSRFSKGILFFQMETTQGVINKTIVKE; this is encoded by the coding sequence ATGAAAGCATTTGTACTCCCCTTTTTCCTTTTAGTTTCCTTTTTTTCCTTTTCTCAAAATTTTAGTACCGACGACATAAGTGAAGCAGAGGCGAAGGCTGCGACGGGTATGTTTACCACCCAACGCAATTTGAACACCAACAATTATGACATTAAATATGCCCGATTAAATTTGAATGTAGATCCAACACAAGCATTTATTAGCGGCACGGTAACTTCACATTTTGAAGCGAAAGAAAACATGAACACCGTGACTTTTGAACTTGTAAATAATATGACCGTTTCACAAGTTTTGCAACGTGGCGCTTCACTTTCCTTTACACAAAACAGTAATGACGAGGTTGTAATAACACTTCCACAAATGCAAAATCAGGGAGTTTTAGATTCGCTTTCTATTAGTTATTCTGGAAACCCAATTAGTGCCGGTTTTGGTTCCTTTGAAGTTGATACCCACGAAGGCGACCCTGTGCTATGGACACTTTCTGAACCCTTTGGTGCAAAAGCTTGGTGGCCCTGCAAACAGGATTTGATAGACAAAATTGATTTATTAGATGTGTATATTACTTCACCGCGTTTCAATCCTAGTAACGAAGAATATGTGGCAGTTTCTAACGGTTTGGAACTGAGCCAAACCATAAACGGCAGCAACAAAACAACGCATTTTAGACACCAACATCCCATTCCAGCATATTTGGTAGCGATAGCCGTTACAAATTATACAGTCTATTCACATACAGTAGATAACAACGGGAACCCTTTTGAAATTGTAAACTATATTTATCCTGAAGATCTTAGTTATGCGCAACAACGAACTCCTGTAACGGTAGATATTATGAACTTGTACGCAAACCTTTTTGAACCTTACCCTTTTGCTGATGAAAAATACGGTCACGCCCAATTTGGTTGGGGTGGCGGTATGGAACACACCACCGTTTCTTTTATGGGCGGACTTGGTCGCGGACTAATTGCACACGAACTTGGCCACCAGTGGTTTGGAGATAAAGTAACCTGTGGAAGCTGGCAAGATGTGTGGCTTAACGAAGGTTTTGCAACTTATTTAGCAGGAATGGTAATAGAAAATCTTGACGGCGAAGCAGCTTTTAGAAGCTGGAAACAGGATCAGATTTCTTCTATTACCGATAGAAGTGACGGATCCGTTTACGTTCCTGCACAAGACACAACTTCGGTAAACAGAATTTTCAGCAGCAGACTTACATATAACAAAGGTTCTATGGTGGCGCATATGCTTAGGAAAAAATTAGGTGATGCTGTTTTCTTTCAAGGTCTGAAAGATTATTTAGCAGATCCAGCATTGGCTTATGGCTACGCAAAAACTCCAGACCTCATCAGAAATATGGAAAATGCTAGTGGCGAAGACCTTTCAGAATTTTTTAATGACTGGATTTATGGTGAAGGGTACCCACGGTATACTATTCGCTGGAATCAAGCTAATGCAGGAAGTCTTAATGTGAAAATAACACAATTTCAAAGTAATAATTCTGTTTCATTTTTTGAAGTACCTGTTCCATTAAGAATTCTCGGAACTCAGGGAGAAACACTCGACATTGTTTTAGACAATACTTTTAATGACCAGACTTTTCAGCCAGTTGTACCATTTACGGTAAGTAGTGTACAGTTTGACCCAGAACACAATATTATTTCAAAAAACAATCAGGTTATTTTGGGAACAGATGATTTAGCTATGGATCAGCAAATGGTTTTATATCCAAATCCAACTTCAAACGTAATCAATCTTCATAAACCAGATGCGTTGCAAGTGAACCAAGTGAGAATTTACAATGCCTTAGGACAGATGCTTTACGCTGAAGCCTATTCAGAAACCATTGATGTTTCAAGGTTTTCAAAAGGTATTTTATTCTTTCAGATGGAAACAACACAAGGGGTTATTAATAAGACTATAGTTAAGGAATAA
- a CDS encoding ribonucleoside-diphosphate reductase subunit alpha, with translation MNDQNLNFDTQTTKTNSETNNLVNARKEALHQTGEKESQGFEWLTEHSRNFLASGYLTPGVTAESRIREIADRAEQILGIPGYSDKFFGYMSEGFFSLASPVWSNFGKKRGLPISCFGSHIGDDMGNILYTQSEVGMMSKLGGGTSGYFGKIRHRGAEVKNNGQASGAVHIMQLFESMVDVVSQGSVRRGRFSPYLPVEHPDIMEFLEIGTEGNPIQELTHGVTVTNQWMEEMVAGDEEKRSIWAKVLQRRGEMGYPYIFFKDNANNFAADVYKDKNLPIYASNLCTEIMLPSNDDWSFVCVLSSVNLLHYDKWKDTDAVETMVYFLDAVITEFVEKLEDYRDSESREDKQTFLFMERAYNFAKDNRALGLGVLGWHSLLQSKMLPLNSAKAYDLNSEIFRIIKEKSYKASEELAEIFGEPEVLKGYGRRNATLNAIAPTTSSAFILGQVSQGIEPIWSNVYVKDIAKIKTTIRNPFLEQLLEEKGMNTLEVWRNIRDYDGSVQHLDFLTDEEKEVFKTYSEIDQMDLIYQAANRQNHIDQGQSVNIIVHPEMPVKEINKIHVTAWKLGLKSLYYQHSMNAAQKFAQKKDCASCEA, from the coding sequence ATGAACGACCAAAATCTAAACTTCGACACACAGACAACAAAAACAAATTCCGAAACTAATAATCTTGTAAACGCTCGAAAAGAAGCGCTTCATCAAACGGGAGAAAAAGAATCACAAGGCTTTGAATGGCTTACGGAACACAGTCGTAACTTTTTAGCTTCAGGATATTTAACGCCTGGCGTAACTGCAGAAAGCCGTATTCGCGAAATAGCAGATAGAGCTGAGCAAATTTTGGGTATTCCAGGATATTCAGATAAATTTTTTGGATATATGTCTGAAGGGTTTTTCTCTCTGGCGTCTCCGGTTTGGTCTAATTTTGGAAAGAAAAGAGGACTTCCTATCAGTTGTTTTGGGTCGCACATTGGTGATGATATGGGGAATATTCTTTACACCCAATCTGAGGTGGGAATGATGTCTAAACTAGGAGGTGGAACTTCAGGTTATTTTGGGAAAATCCGTCATCGCGGTGCTGAGGTAAAAAACAACGGACAAGCTTCTGGCGCCGTTCATATCATGCAGTTATTTGAATCTATGGTGGATGTTGTGAGCCAAGGTTCAGTGAGACGTGGCCGTTTTTCACCATATCTTCCCGTGGAACATCCAGATATTATGGAGTTTTTGGAAATCGGGACGGAAGGAAATCCTATTCAGGAACTAACTCACGGCGTTACGGTTACCAACCAATGGATGGAGGAAATGGTTGCTGGCGATGAAGAAAAACGTTCTATTTGGGCAAAAGTACTTCAACGTAGAGGCGAAATGGGTTACCCATATATCTTCTTTAAAGACAACGCCAATAACTTTGCGGCAGACGTTTATAAGGATAAAAACCTTCCTATTTACGCTAGTAATCTTTGTACCGAAATTATGCTACCATCCAATGACGATTGGTCGTTTGTATGCGTGCTTTCTTCAGTAAATCTGTTGCATTATGACAAGTGGAAAGATACAGATGCGGTTGAAACTATGGTCTATTTCCTAGATGCAGTTATTACAGAATTCGTTGAAAAACTAGAAGATTACCGCGATTCTGAAAGTAGAGAAGACAAACAAACCTTCCTATTTATGGAGCGCGCTTATAACTTCGCCAAAGACAATCGTGCTTTAGGTCTTGGAGTTTTGGGATGGCACTCGTTATTACAATCTAAAATGCTTCCTTTAAATAGTGCAAAAGCTTACGATTTGAACAGTGAAATCTTTAGAATTATTAAAGAAAAATCATATAAAGCTTCAGAAGAATTAGCCGAAATATTTGGTGAGCCAGAAGTTCTTAAAGGCTACGGAAGACGTAATGCAACATTGAATGCTATTGCTCCTACAACCTCATCAGCTTTTATTTTAGGTCAAGTTTCTCAAGGCATTGAGCCAATATGGTCCAACGTTTATGTTAAGGATATTGCAAAAATAAAGACCACTATTAGAAATCCTTTCTTAGAGCAATTGTTAGAAGAAAAAGGAATGAACACACTAGAAGTTTGGCGAAACATTCGTGATTACGACGGTTCCGTGCAGCATCTTGATTTCTTAACAGATGAAGAAAAGGAAGTGTTTAAAACATATTCGGAAATAGATCAGATGGATTTAATTTACCAAGCTGCTAACCGTCAAAATCATATTGACCAAGGTCAATCGGTGAACATAATCGTTCATCCTGAAATGCCAGTTAAGGAAATCAATAAAATTCACGTAACCGCTTGGAAGCTGGGATTGAAGTCACTTTATTATCAACACAGTATGAATGCCGCACAAAAATTTGCACAGAAAAAAGACTGTGCAAGTTGTGAAGCATAA
- a CDS encoding SdiA-regulated domain-containing protein, producing the protein MRENIIAFWIITGVLALVGIMWYALENPAINPRLDKVTYTIIHKWDMPNELNEISGISLISDTKIACVQDEEGIIFIYNLTTEEVEKKVNFSRSGDYEGLAVVDSTAYVMESSGKLFEIANFYNPNFEITEYQTPFSGKNNIESLVADSINNRLLFTVKDKDPYSDVYKGIYAFNLETKKTESTPIAKIPINDPIFNTKDKKDDKKKSSNFYPSDIALNPKDGNFYILEGKNGQLLIMDKNGKPIKIHTLYKESFPQAEGITFAADGTMYISNEGKNGTANILEVELNEK; encoded by the coding sequence ATGAGAGAAAATATAATAGCTTTTTGGATAATAACTGGTGTGCTCGCTTTGGTTGGTATAATGTGGTATGCACTAGAAAATCCCGCCATAAATCCACGTTTAGATAAGGTAACATACACCATTATCCATAAATGGGATATGCCTAATGAGCTCAATGAAATTTCAGGGATTAGTCTAATTTCAGACACAAAGATAGCCTGTGTTCAAGATGAAGAAGGTATCATTTTTATCTATAATTTAACCACTGAAGAAGTTGAAAAAAAAGTAAATTTTTCCAGATCTGGCGATTATGAAGGGCTTGCTGTCGTTGACAGCACTGCTTATGTAATGGAAAGCAGCGGAAAATTATTTGAAATAGCCAATTTCTACAACCCTAATTTTGAAATCACAGAATACCAAACTCCCTTCTCCGGAAAAAATAATATAGAATCCCTTGTTGCCGATTCAATTAATAATCGACTGCTCTTTACCGTAAAGGACAAAGACCCCTATAGCGATGTTTATAAAGGTATCTACGCTTTCAATTTGGAAACAAAAAAGACCGAGTCAACTCCAATTGCGAAAATTCCGATAAACGATCCAATTTTCAACACGAAAGATAAAAAGGACGACAAAAAGAAATCTTCAAACTTCTATCCTTCAGATATTGCTCTAAATCCAAAAGACGGAAATTTCTACATTCTTGAAGGTAAAAATGGACAATTATTGATAATGGATAAAAATGGCAAACCCATAAAAATCCATACGTTATATAAAGAATCTTTTCCTCAAGCAGAAGGAATAACCTTTGCGGCAGATGGAACAATGTAC
- a CDS encoding tetratricopeptide repeat protein: MDLNNNIENNQETQELIDAYLLGTLNTDALNDFKKRMEISPNFRNFVDDQKVLKSAIEENNLKNSLDGFHSEIIESPEKKWLSPSWLALAASFLILISVSTWAILGSGNSAEKIFASNFKPDPGLPTTMGTSSNYEFYYGMVNYKRKEYSEAISRWETLYATNPKNDTLNYFLGVANLANGNPRQAEKYLQTAKEKTESTFYEEAQYYLALTLLKENKIEEAKEALAKSTSASGTLLLNEINAL; encoded by the coding sequence ATGGATCTAAATAACAACATAGAAAACAACCAAGAAACACAAGAGCTAATAGATGCTTACTTATTGGGTACGTTGAATACAGACGCCTTGAACGATTTTAAGAAGCGAATGGAAATATCTCCTAACTTTCGCAACTTTGTTGATGACCAAAAAGTCTTGAAGAGTGCTATTGAAGAAAACAATCTTAAGAATTCTTTGGATGGCTTTCATTCAGAAATTATAGAATCACCTGAAAAAAAATGGTTGTCGCCAAGTTGGCTAGCACTTGCCGCCTCGTTTTTAATTCTTATCTCGGTAAGTACTTGGGCGATTCTCGGTAGTGGCAATTCTGCTGAAAAAATATTTGCTTCAAATTTTAAACCAGACCCAGGTTTGCCTACTACTATGGGTACTTCTTCAAATTATGAATTTTACTACGGAATGGTGAACTATAAACGTAAAGAATACAGTGAAGCCATATCGCGTTGGGAAACGCTCTACGCTACCAATCCAAAAAATGACACCTTGAATTATTTTTTAGGAGTCGCAAATTTGGCGAATGGCAACCCTCGTCAAGCTGAAAAATATCTACAAACAGCAAAAGAAAAGACTGAAAGCACTTTTTATGAAGAAGCCCAATACTATTTAGCGCTAACTCTTTTAAAAGAAAACAAGATAGAAGAAGCCAAAGAAGCCCTTGCCAAAAGCACTTCTGCCTCTGGTACACTGCTGCTTAATGAAATAAATGCGCTCTAA
- a CDS encoding DNA topoisomerase IB, with product MYYRKKHGKGFTHKDSTGKTVKDKATRNWIKSLVIPPAWTDVEISENRKADLLVTGRDDKDRKQYIYSAKHTEKQNSKKFDRIIDFADQLEHMRRVTGQHLRKRKLNREKVLATMLRLLETAFFRPGSETYSKENATYGLTTLRHKHLTIEGDEIIFTYNGKSGQDQEKHIVDKKLAKIVQEIDDMPGYEIFKYLDEDDNIVDVKSDDLNAYIHEVMGEDFSAKDFRTWAGTMIAAIALDELGVVDKKDQKLLDKNIKEAVNRVSERLGNTPSVARGSYIDPRVIDDYTQGRTLHYFEKEINMLLKKAENLSKEEIGVLCMLRNRLKSK from the coding sequence ATGTATTATAGAAAGAAACACGGGAAAGGTTTTACTCATAAAGACAGTACTGGAAAGACGGTAAAAGATAAAGCAACACGTAACTGGATAAAATCACTCGTTATTCCTCCAGCCTGGACAGATGTAGAAATTAGCGAAAACAGAAAAGCAGATTTACTGGTGACAGGTCGAGACGATAAAGACCGAAAACAATACATCTACAGTGCAAAACACACGGAAAAACAAAATTCTAAAAAATTTGACCGAATTATTGATTTTGCGGATCAATTAGAACATATGCGTCGCGTTACAGGACAGCATCTTCGCAAACGAAAATTAAATCGCGAAAAAGTATTGGCAACTATGCTTCGACTGTTGGAAACTGCATTTTTTAGACCCGGAAGTGAAACATATTCCAAAGAAAATGCCACTTATGGTTTAACCACTTTACGCCACAAACATCTTACCATTGAAGGAGATGAAATTATCTTCACCTACAACGGAAAATCCGGACAAGATCAGGAAAAACATATAGTCGATAAAAAATTGGCCAAAATTGTTCAAGAAATTGATGATATGCCAGGCTATGAAATTTTTAAATATCTTGATGAAGATGACAATATAGTTGATGTAAAAAGCGACGATCTAAACGCCTACATTCACGAAGTAATGGGTGAAGATTTTTCAGCCAAGGATTTTAGAACTTGGGCCGGAACTATGATTGCAGCAATTGCTTTGGACGAACTTGGCGTTGTAGACAAAAAAGATCAAAAACTACTAGACAAAAATATAAAAGAAGCTGTAAATAGGGTTTCAGAAAGATTGGGAAATACACCTTCCGTTGCCAGAGGTTCTTATATTGATCCCCGAGTAATAGATGATTATACACAAGGACGAACATTACATTATTTCGAAAAGGAAATAAACATGTTGCTTAAAAAAGCCGAAAACCTTTCCAAAGAAGAAATTGGGGTTTTGTGTATGCTTCGCAATCGTTTAAAAAGCAAGTAA
- the rseP gene encoding RIP metalloprotease RseP, with protein MSPFAVKAIQLLLSLSLLIVLHELGHFIPAKIFKTRVEKFYLFFDVKFSLFKKKIGETVYGIGWLPLGGYVKISGMIDESMDKEQMAQPPQPWEFRSKPAWQRLIIMLGGVTVNILVGLFIYICLFYSNGQKILTNENLPNGFSVSQDFKKLGFQDGDYVLQVNGKDFKNVDRINHDIFLRDVKTITVKHQNGEDAIIALPENTAMDLFKKGEREPFSPMRQAIIDTILPEYPAANSALKVGDKILAINGEPVKSFRGMSEMVNDNKNQEIELTIQRNDEEKTVVLTADENGKLGINNLAREYNNSFQQIDYTFVESIGGGINFGYNVLVDYISQFKFLFTSEGATQVGGFGAIGNLFPDVWDWHSFWSTTAFISIMLAFMNILPIPALDGGHVMFLLYEIVTGRKPNDKFMEYAQMVGFFILIALVLFANGNDIYRWLFE; from the coding sequence ATGAGTCCATTCGCTGTTAAAGCTATACAACTTCTTTTAAGTTTATCATTACTTATTGTCCTTCACGAACTGGGACACTTCATTCCCGCAAAAATTTTTAAAACTAGAGTAGAAAAATTCTACCTTTTCTTTGATGTGAAATTTTCACTTTTCAAAAAGAAAATAGGCGAAACCGTTTACGGAATTGGCTGGTTGCCTTTGGGCGGATACGTAAAAATATCCGGAATGATTGACGAGAGCATGGATAAGGAACAGATGGCCCAACCACCGCAGCCGTGGGAATTCCGCAGTAAACCAGCTTGGCAGCGTCTTATTATTATGCTTGGTGGGGTTACCGTAAATATTTTAGTGGGACTATTTATCTATATATGTCTCTTCTATAGCAACGGACAGAAAATATTGACCAATGAAAATCTGCCTAATGGATTTTCGGTTTCACAGGATTTTAAAAAACTTGGGTTTCAGGATGGCGATTACGTCCTGCAAGTAAACGGAAAAGACTTTAAGAATGTTGATAGAATAAATCACGATATTTTTTTAAGAGATGTTAAAACCATTACCGTAAAACATCAAAATGGTGAGGATGCAATCATTGCTTTACCAGAGAATACTGCAATGGATTTATTCAAAAAAGGAGAAAGAGAACCATTTTCTCCAATGCGTCAAGCAATTATAGACACTATATTGCCAGAATATCCAGCCGCCAATTCTGCTTTGAAGGTTGGTGATAAGATTTTGGCTATAAATGGCGAACCTGTAAAATCTTTTAGAGGAATGTCTGAAATGGTAAATGACAACAAAAACCAAGAAATTGAATTGACCATTCAACGAAATGATGAAGAAAAAACCGTCGTTCTTACCGCCGATGAAAACGGAAAATTAGGTATTAATAATCTTGCGAGAGAATATAACAATAGCTTTCAGCAAATAGATTACACTTTTGTTGAAAGTATCGGTGGGGGAATAAATTTTGGATATAATGTTCTTGTGGATTACATATCACAATTTAAATTTCTCTTCACAAGTGAAGGTGCTACTCAAGTTGGTGGTTTTGGTGCCATTGGTAATCTCTTTCCAGATGTTTGGGACTGGCATAGTTTCTGGTCCACCACTGCGTTTATTTCAATTATGTTAGCCTTTATGAACATTCTACCTATTCCAGCCTTAGATGGTGGTCACGTAATGTTTCTTTTGTATGAAATCGTAACCGGCAGAAAACCAAACGATAAATTTATGGAATACGCCCAAATGGTAGGTTTCTTCATTTTGATAGCCTTAGTGCTCTTTGCCAACGGAAACGATATATATAGATGGCTTTTTGAATAA
- a CDS encoding ribonucleotide-diphosphate reductase subunit beta, with the protein MEITHVIKRDFTTKLFHLQKITDAILKAMTAAKHGVFEDAQSISEKVYEALLDRKRQDGKYIPTVEEVQDFVETKLMESGFFDVAKGYILYRNQQTQKRKLNIFEKRINLKPYEYPALYEYVPAIRHSYWIHTEFNFTSDIQDFKTRLTEIERSAIKNTMLAISQIEVAVKSFWGDIYHRMPKPEIGSVGATFAESEVRHHDAYSHLLEILGLNEEFKDLKKKPVIMMRIHYLETALKNAKSEDNKEYAESILLFSLFIEHVSLFSQFLIIMAFNKHKNMFKGISNVVEATSKEEQIHGDFGIDIIKIIKDENPEWFDESYIKMIQEMCKEAFLAESKIVDWIFEEGELDFLPKAVVNEFIKNRFNNSLESIGIEKIFDIDESLLIQTEWFDDEIIGTKHGDFFVKRSINYSKRTQSITSDDLF; encoded by the coding sequence ATGGAAATTACCCACGTTATTAAAAGAGATTTTACCACTAAACTCTTTCATTTACAAAAGATTACAGATGCAATTTTAAAAGCAATGACTGCTGCGAAACACGGCGTGTTCGAAGATGCGCAAAGCATTTCTGAAAAAGTTTATGAAGCCTTGCTAGATAGAAAAAGACAAGACGGGAAATATATTCCTACAGTTGAAGAAGTTCAAGATTTCGTGGAAACCAAATTGATGGAAAGTGGCTTTTTTGATGTAGCAAAGGGATATATTCTCTACAGAAATCAGCAAACCCAAAAGCGAAAATTAAATATTTTTGAAAAACGTATAAATTTAAAACCTTATGAATATCCTGCGCTTTATGAATACGTTCCAGCCATCAGACATTCTTATTGGATTCATACCGAATTCAATTTTACAAGCGATATTCAGGATTTCAAAACGCGTCTTACCGAAATAGAACGCAGTGCCATTAAAAATACAATGCTCGCAATTTCACAAATTGAAGTAGCTGTAAAAAGTTTTTGGGGCGATATTTATCACAGAATGCCAAAACCAGAAATTGGCTCTGTTGGTGCAACTTTTGCTGAAAGCGAAGTTCGCCATCACGATGCATATTCTCATTTGTTGGAAATTTTAGGTCTAAATGAAGAATTTAAAGACTTAAAGAAGAAACCTGTAATTATGATGCGCATTCACTATTTAGAAACCGCGCTAAAAAATGCTAAAAGTGAAGATAATAAGGAATATGCCGAATCAATTCTACTTTTCTCCTTGTTTATTGAACACGTTTCGTTATTCTCTCAGTTTTTGATAATTATGGCCTTTAACAAACATAAAAATATGTTTAAAGGAATTTCAAATGTTGTGGAAGCTACTTCAAAAGAAGAACAAATTCACGGCGATTTTGGAATTGATATCATTAAAATTATTAAAGATGAAAATCCTGAATGGTTTGATGAAAGCTACATTAAAATGATTCAAGAAATGTGCAAAGAAGCATTTCTTGCAGAAAGCAAAATTGTAGATTGGATTTTTGAAGAAGGAGAATTAGATTTCTTGCCAAAGGCTGTTGTAAATGAATTTATAAAAAACCGATTCAATAATTCGCTTGAAAGCATCGGAATAGAAAAAATATTTGATATAGATGAAAGTCTATTAATACAAACCGAATGGTTTGACGATGAAATTATCGGCACCAAACACGGCGATTTCTTCGTTAAACGCTCTATCAATTACAGTAAAAGAACCCAAAGTATAACCAGTGATGACCTTTTTTAA
- a CDS encoding RNA polymerase sigma factor, with product MQKIKNKKRNDLSSNITAVLIKQNDAATLKELYTANFVKVKRYVLKNSGDEQQAKDVYQEAFVAMWRNIKDDKFTAENETAINGYLFQIAKHKWLDYVRSVRYKNTTFINREIEYDEPDLDENDTQNKKIKMIMESICNLGERCQLLLKLFYFERKTFKEIAEIMAMDEASARNAKYRCQEQLKKMTQIIPNGSK from the coding sequence ATGCAGAAAATAAAAAACAAAAAACGCAACGATTTGTCATCAAACATTACCGCAGTGCTCATTAAACAAAATGATGCTGCTACCTTAAAGGAATTGTATACTGCAAACTTTGTGAAAGTGAAACGCTACGTTCTTAAAAACAGTGGCGATGAACAACAAGCAAAAGATGTGTATCAAGAAGCATTTGTAGCAATGTGGCGAAATATTAAAGACGATAAGTTTACAGCAGAAAATGAAACTGCTATTAACGGATATCTTTTTCAGATTGCGAAACATAAATGGTTGGATTATGTACGTTCTGTGAGATATAAAAACACAACTTTTATAAATCGAGAAATAGAGTATGACGAACCCGATTTAGATGAAAACGACACACAAAATAAAAAAATAAAAATGATTATGGAATCTATCTGCAACTTAGGTGAGCGTTGCCAACTATTGCTAAAGTTATTTTATTTTGAAAGAAAAACCTTTAAAGAAATAGCCGAAATTATGGCTATGGACGAAGCTTCGGCTCGCAACGCTAAATATCGTTGCCAAGAACAATTAAAAAAAATGACCCAAATTATCCCTAATGGATCTAAATAA